The DNA segment GCACTGAATCGAGGGGGTGTACCTCCCTGTTGGGGTCGAACGTGTTCTCGATGAAGCTGAGGGTCTTCTCCTCCGCGTCCTTAAGTCCGGCGACGTGATAAATGTATGCCATCTGGGCGTAGGTAGCTCTGGAATACGCGTACTCATACTTCTCTGCCTTCAGCTTTCCGCTATCCTCCTGCTCCCCTGTCATCCATTCGGCCGCTTTTCTGACCGCTTTGAGGACGCTCTCATTGCCCGTCAGCTGATAGTACCTTGCGAGGCTTGAGGCGAGTGCTATGGTGGTGCCGAGGTTGTTGTTCCAGCTTCCATCCTCCTTCTGCTCCCTCAGTAGCTGGATGACGATGTTCTTCTCGGTTGTGGAGTTCAGGATTCCAAGCTCCTTGTAAACTGGGAGCATGAGAGCGTTTGTCACGAGGCCACCTTTATTGTCCTTCGGTGTTGTCATAAAGTAGTCCTCGCGTTCCCTGCTCTCCAGCAACTTGAGCGACCTCCCCTTTCCGTCGAAGTTGACCTCCTTCAGAGGTTCGAGGGTGTACGCGGTGTACAGGGTAAAGTCGTTGGGTGGAACTCCCCAGGGGAACGCTCCGTTGTCCATCTGCTTGTATGAAAGCCAGCGGAGGAGCCAGTCTGTGCGGGCGTTGAAGGCATCATCTCCGGTCTTTTGGTAGAGGCGTGAGTAGAGGTCAACCATCCAGGCATTAAGATTGAAGTAGGCCTTGTACCTGGTGTCGAAGTCGGCATAATTATATCCCGTCCAGAACTTCTCCAGGAAATTGACGAGCGGTGAGTAATTTCCGGTATAGTTTAGAGGAAACGGCTGTTCCATCTTTAGGGTAGGTTCTGGAATGAAGCGGTATATGACCGAACCGCCGTTGCAGAATTCAACCTTGAAATGGGTATCATAGGGGGCGTATTCCATAAGGCCGTAGCGGATGAGGCCGTACGAATACCGTTTCCTGTCAACGAAGATGTAGCTTACGTTGTATTTCCTCATAAGATAATACGCCCACTCGCGCTGGTTTGAGCTGAACATTACGACGTGGTCAGTGTACGCCTGGCCCGCCTCCCTCACGGTGGGAGCCTCTCCAAAGAATCCCTGATAGACTTTTTTCCATATGACAACGTCCTTTCTGTGTGTGTTGCCTATGAGGAGATATCCCATATCCCACCAAACGAGTATTGTGGCGTTTTCAGGAGTGTTCTGGACTATCCACTCGTAGGCCTCCTTATCGCTCACAGTTGGCGCCTCGACGTACTTGTAAGCTCCGTAGGCTCCCTGGGCAAGAGGGGTAACCAACAACAGCAGGATTACCAGTGAGGTTACCCAGTGCTTTCGTGAAATACTCTTTATCCACTCAGCGCCCGGACCTTTCACGTCTTCGAAGGCTCTCTGGATAAACGGTCCGATGGCAGGAAAGACAGCGTCAATAAGGTACTCTGCGGCCATAACTGAGAGGGGTATTGTCGCGTAAGGGTCGCGGAAGCGGAAGGAAATTCCGCCGGCCAGCATAAACGCCCAGGCCCAGAGGACGAAGCCACGTCGTATGCTGTCCCTTTTGAAATAGTATGGGCTTGCTATCGCTCCAAAGACGAGCTGGATAACGCCTATCCACTTGAAGTAGCCCAGGAAGCTCACTTCGCTTCGCTGAAGCCTGAGGAACAGCTCCCCAACGGTTGACTGGATGAAAGACACCTGCGTGTAGGCTGTGAACGCTAGAACTGCTAGGACGACAAGGTAGTGGAGGTTCTTTCTTATGAAAGGCCACAGGTAGGAGGCGAACAGCAGAACCGCGGCCATGGCAAAGAATATCCACCCCCTGTGGGTCAGCATGTAGACCGTCATCACGATGGCCAGAAAGACCAGGTTGGAGAGCTTCCTCGATTTCATGAATCTTATCAGGAACAGCAGGCTTACCGAGAACAGGAACAGACCGAGGTTTTCAGGGATGTAGAGGCTAGTCCTGTATATGGAGTTGGGGGCAAAGGCAAGAAATGCCGTCGCAAGAAGGGCGCGGTTTTTGTCCCCCGTGAGCTCCTTAAACGCCAGGTAGAAGCCAAGCACTGCGAGGGTGCCGTAGACTGCCGGAAGGACGAAGAAGAGGTAATCGGACGGGAATATCTTGTAAAACGCCGCGCCGATTATATGGAACAGAGGCGGATAGCTGTAGGCCCTCAGTCCGATCAGGGAAGGTATATCCTTTGGGATCGAGCCTATGCCTTGGCTGACTATCCTCAGGGTTATGTCTCGGTGAAGGTACTCGTCGTATGTCGCTAAGAGAAGCGTTCTGTGGGGAATGAGTCTGATGATGAAAGCAGAAATGAGAAGCAGGGGGAGGTAGAGGCTTTCTCTCTTCATTGCACGACACCCCTCAAATTTTTAAGCTCCTTTTTTAACATTAATTGGTGGTAAAGTGAGGGGGTTAAAAATCTTTAGCCTCGGCTTCTTTTCTTATCTTACCCTTTCACTGTACGCCAACTATTTTGACGAAGGCTTACGCAACACAATATATTCACGAGGACTGGAGCCCTCAGTGCTCCTTCTGGGAACTGTCTATGCCCTGGCGTTCTTTGCGGTTTTCTCTTTGGGCTATGTCCTCAACCTGAGACTCCCATCCTCACTGCTGGCTGTTCTATTTCTGCTACTCTCTTTCCAGAATTTTCCCGTTTTTTCCCTCCTGGCTGTTTTGGTTCTTATAGTGTACCGGCTGGGAATCAATCCTTTCAGGCTGTTCCCCCAAAGCGCTCTCCTAGTGGCACTTTTGATACCCTCTGCTCTATACATCGTCGTGGGTGTGCCACTTCTTGAGAATTCCCTCAGGTATGAACTCGTGGGTTCTCTAGTTCTAGCGGCGGTTCTGGCGGTTGTTGGAATGGCTTATTCCACGCTTTCTCTTCGCTGGAAAACTTTCCTAGTGGGGGTGTATACCGTGCTGTTCTTCCTCGGCACATTCCGCTCCCTGGTTCTTCTGGTATATCTGGCTTATTTCCTGGGTACATACTTTGATTATCCTCAGTTTCGAAAATGGCTCCTCGGTCTCAGTCTCATTCCTGCCCTCATCATAGTGGGTATGAGCGGTGGGATTGAGGCAGTTCTAGTGAGGATAGGCTTCACGTTCCTGGTTTTCCACAACCTCGTTCGTCTTTCCCTTCCATGGGGTTTCTTCCATGGTGCTCTCCTCTTCAGTAGCAACCCCCGGGGCATGGTCGCTTCACTGTTCGGTGCCTCCACGAACTATACCTATTTCTTCTTTGGCCAGCCGGTGGCTGATTTTGGAATTCTGGGCGTGATAGAGGCTTTTTTGCTTGGCACGTTCCTTGGAAACAGTGAGGGGAACAGAGGGAGCTTTGTGGTGGTCTTGTCTCTTATGATATACTCGCTAGACCCCGGAGTGGATGCGTTCATAATGTTATTTATTGTGGCCACTTTGCTTTTCTCGGTTTCTGAGGGCAACATAACATGAAGCGCGGTCACCAATGTCCTTGAATAATCATTCAAGTTGTAACATGGCAGTTAAGGTGGATTATACAACCGTGTGGTGCGAAACGTTTATATCGGTGCTCTATCCACAATATAGGTGAACATTACAACCCGGAGGTGTCAGGATGAATCGGAAGGCCTTGAGTCTTTTGATTGTGGCGGTGCTCGTACTATCGGCAGCTTCAGTAGCGTTTTCAGCAACACCTGTCTTTGCCGCCCCCTCTAACCCTGCCAAAGTAGAAACCACAAACAATGCTCATCCTGAGCAGTTCATCAGCGGTGAGATTCTCCAAAAGGAAATACAGAATATCCTGAAGACCAGTGACAAAACCGTACGACTGATAGTCGCACCGGATAGAGACCACAAGATGGAGGTATATAATGCCCTTAAAAAGCTTGGAAAGATCGATCCAATAAGCAAACCCGAGTATCAGTTCATAGTCGTGGAGATGCCCGTTTCCAGGGTGGAGGAGCTCCAGAACATTCCTGGTATCCTGCATGTGTGGAAGGACAGGACTGTCAAGCTCCAGGAACCTGTGGCTCCCGAGGATGGGACTGCTCCCAGCGCTCCTGCAAGGGACTCCCTCTCCCTCCCAGAAATGTTCATGAGCGTTTTCACCATAGACGCGTACAACGTCTGGACTGACTACGGTGTCTACGGAGACAACGTTACAGTTGCCGTTCTTGATACGGGTGTGGATGTGGGACACCCGTTCCTCCAGACGACCCTCGATGGAAGGAAGAAGATTATTGACATCTATGACGCGAGCGACGAGGGTATGGCCCAGATATACTACAACACTACCACTCCCGTCGGAGGAACTATCACCGTCAACAAGAACGTCACTGTCTTCTGGGGAGTCTACGCTAACTATTACGGTCACCCTGCATACACCAACTACACCATGGGCACCTATTATGTCGGCAACATAACTGGCGATACATACTACATCGGCCTCCTTCCCGAGAGGTACTTCGACCTCAACAACTTCAGCGCGACCCCCTACGACCCGTACGGCCTTGGCCTCTTTGGAGACCTCAGTGATGTTTATCCGGTTCTCATAGTCAACCAGAGCGGTAACTTCACCGCTTACATAGACTTCAACCTCGACAACAACTTCACCAACGACCAGCCGATGAGAATTTATGACATCAGCGGGGACTACGTCACCGTTAACACAACTAAGGTCAACGTTGCCTTCATAGAGTTCGAGCCCAGTGAGGGCTACGCCTACTTCATGTGGGACGCCCACGGACACGGCACCCACGTCAGCGGTACCGTTGCGGGCGTTGGTCTGCCCACTGACCCTGTGTTTTACGGCGTCTACGGCGTTGCTCCCAACGCCCAGCTCATCGAGGTTAAAGTTCTTCCGGGAGAGCTCGGCTTTGGAAGAACCAGCTGGATAATCAGCGGGATGATATACGCGACCCTTATGGGTGCCGACGTCATCAGCATGTCCCTCGGCGGTGGTGGCGAGATAAACGACGGACTTGAGACCCCGGAGATATTTTACGTCAACCTGCTCACCGACATTTACGGGGTTACGTTTGCCATTGCCGCTGGAAACGAGGGGCCGA comes from the Thermococcus thioreducens genome and includes:
- a CDS encoding glycosyltransferase family 39 protein; this encodes MKRESLYLPLLLISAFIIRLIPHRTLLLATYDEYLHRDITLRIVSQGIGSIPKDIPSLIGLRAYSYPPLFHIIGAAFYKIFPSDYLFFVLPAVYGTLAVLGFYLAFKELTGDKNRALLATAFLAFAPNSIYRTSLYIPENLGLFLFSVSLLFLIRFMKSRKLSNLVFLAIVMTVYMLTHRGWIFFAMAAVLLFASYLWPFIRKNLHYLVVLAVLAFTAYTQVSFIQSTVGELFLRLQRSEVSFLGYFKWIGVIQLVFGAIASPYYFKRDSIRRGFVLWAWAFMLAGGISFRFRDPYATIPLSVMAAEYLIDAVFPAIGPFIQRAFEDVKGPGAEWIKSISRKHWVTSLVILLLLVTPLAQGAYGAYKYVEAPTVSDKEAYEWIVQNTPENATILVWWDMGYLLIGNTHRKDVVIWKKVYQGFFGEAPTVREAGQAYTDHVVMFSSNQREWAYYLMRKYNVSYIFVDRKRYSYGLIRYGLMEYAPYDTHFKVEFCNGGSVIYRFIPEPTLKMEQPFPLNYTGNYSPLVNFLEKFWTGYNYADFDTRYKAYFNLNAWMVDLYSRLYQKTGDDAFNARTDWLLRWLSYKQMDNGAFPWGVPPNDFTLYTAYTLEPLKEVNFDGKGRSLKLLESREREDYFMTTPKDNKGGLVTNALMLPVYKELGILNSTTEKNIVIQLLREQKEDGSWNNNLGTTIALASSLARYYQLTGNESVLKAVRKAAEWMTGEQEDSGKLKAEKYEYAYSRATYAQMAYIYHVAGLKDAEEKTLSFIENTFDPNREVHPLDSVLTMYRYFSYAYGSDRAIDMINGLLKAHPLLSFS